The following are encoded in a window of Gavia stellata isolate bGavSte3 chromosome 17, bGavSte3.hap2, whole genome shotgun sequence genomic DNA:
- the APLNR gene encoding apelin receptor has protein sequence MEEATDAYAYGDNETECEYAEWGPSQALLPTIYLLVFLLGTAGNGLVLWTVFKGGRDRRRSADTFIANLAAADLTFVATLPLWAAYAWLGYHWPFGTAACKVSSYLVFVNMYASVFCLTGLSFDRYLAIVRPLATAKLRSRVSGLVATVALWALAALLALPALVLRRAAALGGDTKITCYMDYGGLAAPGTEGAWEVGLGLSSTALGFVAPFAVMLTCYFFIARTVASHFRRERAEGPRKRKRLLTIITVLVAAFGGCWLPFHLVKTLYVLMDLEVLPWSCGLHAFLNNLHPYCTCIAYVNSCLNPFLYAFFDPRFRHACAALLCCRTPGPGTERSASYSSGHSHPAGGKGGPVPGGKLDPATQETLFRA, from the coding sequence ATGGAGGAGGCGACGGATGCCTACGCCTACGGGGACAACGAGACGGAGTGCGAGTATGCCGAGTGGGGCCCCTCGCAGGCCCTGCTGCCCACCATCTACCTGCTGGTCTTCCTGCTGGGCACGGCGGGCAACGGGCTGGTCCTCTGGACCGTCTTCAAGGGTGGCCGGGACCGCCGGCGCTCGGCCGACACCTTCATCGCCAACCTGGCTGCCGCCGACCTCACCTTTGTGGCCACCCTACCGCTGTGGGCTGCCTACGCCTGGCTGGGCTACCACTGGCCCTTCGGCACGGCTGCCTGCAAAGTCAGCAGCTACCTGGTCTTCGTCAACATGTACGCCAGCGTCTTCTGCCTGACGGGGCTGAGCTTCGACCGCTACCTGGCCATCGTCCGGCCCCTGGCCACCGCCAAGCTGCGCTCACGGGTCAGCGGGCTGGTGGCCACGGTGGCCCTGTGGGCGCTGGCGGCTCTGCTGGCCCTGCCGGCCCTGGTGCTGCGGCGGGCGGCCGccctggggggggacaccaAGATCACCTGCTACATGGACTACGGAGGCCTGGCCGCCCCGGGGACGGAGGGCGCCTGggaggtggggctggggctctcCTCCACCGCCCTGGGCTTTGTGGCCCCCTTCGCCGTCATGCTGACCTGCTACTTCTTCATCGCCCGCACCGTGGCCAGCCACTTCCGCCGGGAGCGGGCCGAGGGGCCCCGCAAGCGCAAGCGCCTCCTCACCATCATCACGGTGCTGGTGGCCGCCTTTgggggctgctggctgccctTCCACCTGGTCAAGACCCTCTACGTCCTGATGGACCTGGAGGTGCTGCCGTGGTCCTGCGGCCTCCACGCCTTCCTCAACAACCTGCACCCCTACTGCACCTGCATCGCCTACGTCAACAGCTGCCTCAACCCCTTCCTCTACGCCTTCTTCGACCCCCGCTTCCGCCACGCCTGCGCCGCCCTCCTCTGCTGCCggacccccggccccgggaCGGAGCGCTCCGCCAGCTACTCCTCGGGGCACAGCCACCCCGCTGGCGGCAAGGGGGGGCCGGTCCCGGGGGGCAAGCTGGACCCCGCCACCCAGGAGACGCTCTTCCGCGCCTAA